The Scyliorhinus canicula chromosome 13, sScyCan1.1, whole genome shotgun sequence genome contains a region encoding:
- the LOC119976355 gene encoding histone H4-like gives MSGRGKGGKGLGKGGAKRHRKVLRDNIQGITKPAIRRLARRGGVKRISGLIYEETRGVLKVFLENIIRDSVTYTEHAKRKTVTAMDVVYALKRQGRTLYGFGG, from the coding sequence atgtcTGGAAGAGGTAAAGGCGGGAAAGGGCTGGGGAAAGGCGGCGCCAAGAGACACCGCAAAGTCCTTCGAGACAACATCCAGGGCATCACTAAACCCGCCATTCGCCGCCTGGCTCGGCGCGGCGGCGTCAAGCGCATCTCCGGCCTCATTTACGAGGAAACCCGCGGGGTTCTCAAGGTCTTCCTGGAGAACATCATCCGTGATTCCGTCACCTACACCGAGCACGCTAAGCGCAAGACTGTCACTGCCATGGATGTTGTGTATGCTCTCAAACGCCAAGGGCGAACTCTCTACGGGTTCGGTGGTTGA